In Picosynechococcus sp. PCC 7002, the following are encoded in one genomic region:
- a CDS encoding PhzF family phenazine biosynthesis isomerase: MCQRFRQKKIPKTIRDLVSHRSKDLDALSRCSLNRTFWEKECQHQLAAHIYPFVVTEDNQIYARMFAPGLGIAEDPATGSAATSLAGYLHRYLPSQATLQTWQIYQGIQMGRPSQLMLTMQQQKGELTEIAVGGSSVLVSVGHINVPTF, from the coding sequence ATGTGCCAACGTTTTAGACAAAAAAAGATCCCTAAAACAATTAGGGATCTCGTTTCTCACCGTAGTAAGGATCTCGATGCCCTGAGCCGTTGCTCCCTCAACCGCACCTTTTGGGAAAAAGAATGCCAGCATCAACTGGCAGCCCACATCTATCCCTTTGTCGTAACCGAAGACAATCAAATTTATGCGCGGATGTTTGCCCCCGGCCTGGGCATTGCTGAAGATCCGGCAACGGGTTCAGCGGCCACGAGTTTGGCGGGTTATCTACATCGCTACCTACCCAGCCAGGCGACATTACAAACTTGGCAGATTTACCAAGGCATTCAAATGGGGCGGCCCAGTCAGCTCATGCTGACCATGCAACAGCAAAAAGGGGAATTGACGGAAATCGCCGTGGGCGGCTCTTCTGTGCTCGTCAGTGTCGGCCACATTAATGTGCCAACGTTTTAG